The Argentina anserina chromosome 3, drPotAnse1.1, whole genome shotgun sequence genome includes a region encoding these proteins:
- the LOC126787260 gene encoding protein TOC75-3, chloroplastic-like — MLGLVPTTTYLIPATTILRSSSASKLPYLPSAATSRTRRRQLAECRVSTTSSSSSPLSLNPKPSSSNQFLLNLAKTIAGATTVTLSLNLSYFPSFSGGGRSSGGRGGGGGGHGSGGGGGFWRRLFWLHAAKANERKDESYDSHGLPANIFVQLSRLSGFKKYKLSEVLFFDRRKRSTISADDPFSANLSLRPGGFYTKAELQSELESLTSSGMFDKVDLEAKTNPDGTLGVTVSFTESTWMAADRFRPINVGLMAQAMPMEMDPDMTEKEKLQYFRDLEREYKRKIDRARPCLLPASVQREVVEMLRENGKVSSRLLQKISTRVLKWYQDEGYIAANVLNFGNLNSKEVVLEIVEGDITQLVVQFKDKLGNVVEGKTQDLVIKREIPKQLRPGNVFNVEAGKQALTNLSSLGLFYDMEVLPVPDEKNVGGVVVEINLKEQEHKTADVTTEWNIIRGHAGYPTLTSVIPGGTVTYQHRNINGLNRSLVGSLSTSNLFNPQLQDDLDFKIEYVHPYLDGVDNPNDRTLRISCFNGRKLSPVFTAGPGEDEVPPVLVDRAGMKANITENLSRQSKFTYGLVMEKITTRDEQNYICSYGRRVLPSGAVSEDGPPTTLSGTGIDHVAFLQSNITRDNTKFVNGTLVGERNVFQVEQGLGIGSNFPFFNRHQLSLTRFIQLKRVEEGAGKSPPPVLVLHGHYGGCVGDLPSYEAFTLGGPYSVRGYNMGEIGAARQILEVAAELRIPIKGKNVYAFVEHGNDLGSSKDLKGNPTEVYRRAGHGSSYGVGVKLGQVRVEYVVDHNSGTGSTFFRFGDRF; from the exons ATGCTTGGCTTAGTCCCAACCACCACATACCTCATCCCCGCCACCACCATCCTCCGCTCCTCTTCCGCTTCCAAATTACCATATTTACCCTCCGCCGCCACATCCCGCACCCGCCGCCGTCAGCTCGCCGAATGCCGCGTgtccaccacctcctcctcctcttcgcCTCTCTctttaaaccctaaaccctcgTCTTCTAACCAGTTCCTCCTAAACCTTGCCAAAACCATCGCCGGCGCCACCACCGTCACCCTCAGCTTAAACCTAAGCTACTTCCCCTCATTCTCCGGCGGAGGAAGAAGTTCCGGTGGCCGAGGCGGAGGCGGGGGAGGTCATGGTtccggcggcggcggaggattTTGGAGGAGGCTTTTCTGGCTGCATGCGGCGAAAGCCAACGAGCGGAAGGACGAGTCGTACGACTCTCACGGCTTGCCGGCCAACATTTTCGTCCAGCTCAGCCGCCTCAGCGGCTTCAAGAAGTACAAGCTCTCGGAGGTTCTGTTCTTCGACCGGAGGAAGCGCAGCACCATCTCCGCCGACGACCCCTTCTCCGCCAATCTCTCCCTCCGGCCAGGCGGCTTCTACACCAAGGCGGAGCTCCAGAGCGAGCTGGAATCCCTGACCAGTTCGGGAATGTTCGACAAGGTCGACTTGGAAGCCAAGACCAATCCGGACGGCACCCTCGGGGTCACCGTCTCCTTCACCGAGAGCACGTGGATGGCGGCGGACCGGTTCCGCCCCATCAACGTGGGGCTGATGGCCCAGGCCATGCCAATGGAGATGGACCCGGACATGACTGAGAAGGAGAAGCTGCAGTACTTCAGGGACCTAGAGAGAGAATACAAGAGGAAAATAGACAGGGCCCGGCCGTGTTTGCTGCCGGCTTCGGTGCAGAGGGAGGTGGTGGAGATGTTGAGAGAGAATGGGAAAGTTAGTTCTAGATTGTTGCAGAAGATTTCTACCCGGGTTCTCAAGTGGTACCAAGATGAGGGGTATATAGCAGCTAATGTACTTAACTTTGGGAATTTGAATTCAAAGGAGGTTGTGTTGGAGATTGTGGAAGGTGATATTACTCAGCTGGTTGTTCAGTTCAAGGATAAGCTTGGCAATGTTGTTGAAGGGAAGACTCAGGACCTTGTGATCAAGAGAGAAATTCCCAAACAG CTTCGACCAGGTAATGTGTTTAACGTGGAAGCAGGAAAGCAAGCTCTGACGAACTTAAGCTCTCTGGGATTGTTTTATGACATGGAAGTGTTACCTGTACCGGATGAGAAGAATGTAGGAGGGGTAGTTGTTGAAATAAATCTTAAAGAACAGGAACACAAGACAGCTGATGTAACCACAGAATGGAACATTATTCGTGGACATGCAGGCTACCCCACTTTG ACTTCAGTGATACCTGGTGGAACTGTTACATATCAACATCGGAATATCAACGGGTTAAATAGGTCTCTTGTTGGTTCATTAAGCACTAGCAACCTCTTCAACCCCCAGCTTCAG GATGATCTTGATTTTAAGATCGAGTATGTGCATCCATATCTAGATGGTGTGGACAATCCAAATGATCGTACTCTCCGCATCAGCTGCTTTAACGGTCGAAAATTGAGTCCAGTCTTCACAGCTGGGCCGGGAGAGGACGAAGTTCCCCCTGTATTGGTTGATCGAGCTGGCATGAAGGCTAATATAACAGAG AATTTGAGCCGTCAGAGCAAATTCACTTATGGACTTGTGATGGAAAAGATAACTACACGCGACGAACAAAACTATATATGTTCATATGGCCGAAGAGTGTTGCCCAGTGGAGCTGTCAGTGAAGATGGACCTCCAACAACTCTCAGCGGCACTGGCATTGACCATGTGGCATTTTTACAGTCAAATATCACACGGGATAACACCAAGTTTGTGAATGGAACCTTAGTTGGTGAGAGGAATGTGTTTCAG GTTGAGCAAGGCCTTGGCATTGGCAGCAACTTTCCATTCTTCAACCGCCACCAGTTATCATTAACAAGATTTATCCAGCTCAAGCGAGTGGAGGAAGGTGCCGGCAAATCACCGCCGCCAGTACTTGTACTTCATGGTCACTATGGTGGCTGTGTGGGAGACCTTCCAAGTTATGAGGCATTTACACTCGGGGGTCCATATTCTGTAAGAGGTTACAACATGGGTGAGATAGGCGCCGCTAGACAAATTCTTGAG GTTGCAGCTGAGCTACGTATACCAATCAAAGGTAAAAATGTATATGCATTCGTAGAACATGGCAATGATCTTGGTAGTTCGAAGGATCTCAAAGGTAACCCAACAGAGGTATACAGGCGAGCGGGTCATGGTTCATCCTACGGTGTTGGTGTCAAGTTAGGTCAAGTAAGAGTGGAATATGTTGTGGATCACAACTCCGGCACAGGCTCAACATTCTTCCGATTCGGTGACCGTTTTTGA
- the LOC126788515 gene encoding transcriptional repressor ILP1 → MSSARPKNYRRRVDDDDDDDADTPSTTSSLKSVSKPSSSAAKPKKPQNQAPKLLSFADDEDAATPPRSSSSKRDKSSSSSSSRLAKPSSAHKLTAAKDRLVNSSSSSVSNVTPQAGTYTKEALLELQKNTRTLASSRPSAAEPTIVLKGLIKPPAAVNGARELDSDDDEGGVQGGKAAASKLASMEIDQDRLDYPDQATIEAIRKKRERLRKSKPAAPDFIALDSGSNHGAAEGLSDEEPEFRNRIAMFGDKIEGASNKGVFEDVENDSQVDGGLRNESVVVVEDDDDEEEKKWEEEQFRKGLGKRVDNDGSSLGVSASVARVHSAAPQPKASYSGIAGYGLQQQSLAGVPSIGGAAGASHGSSAMSINEQAEIAQKALLENVRKLKESHARTKISLTKADENLSASLLNITALEKSLSAADEKYKFMQELRDFISTICGFLQDKAPLIEELEEEMQKQRDERASAIFERRIADNDDEMMEVEAAVNAAMSIFSKQGTSAELIAVAKSAAQAASAAVREQINLPVKLDEFGRDMNLKKRLDMKGRAEARQRRRKMYEAKRESSMDVDCPDRTVEGESSTDESDSESKEYESHRQLVLGTADQVFSDAAEEYSQLSAVKERFEEWKREYQSSYRDAYMSLSVPVIFSPYVRLELLKWDPLRENTDFVHMSWHVLLENYGVPEDGSDFASDDADANLIPALVEKVALPILHHQIVHCWDILSTRETKNAVAATSLVTDYVSSSEALEDLLVAIRTRLADAVSKLMVPTWSPLVLKAVPIAARIAAYRFGMSVRLMKNICLWKEILALPVLEKLAINELLCGKILPHIRSIAADVHDAVTRTERVIASLSGVWSGSDVTGDRSRKLHTLVDYVLTLRKTIEKKHSLGVTQSETGGLARRLKKMLVELNEYDKARDVVRTFQLKEAL, encoded by the exons ATGAGCTCCGCCAGACCCAAGAACTACCGCCGCCGcgtcgacgacgacgacgatgaCGACGCCGATACCCCTTCCACCACTTCCTCTCTCAAATCCGTCTCCaaaccctcctcctccgccgccaaGCCCAAGAAGCCTCAAAATCAAGCCCCCAAGCTCCTCAGCTTCGCCGACGACGAAGATGCCGCCACGCCGCCCCGCTCCTCCTCCTCAAAGCGCGACaagtcctcctcctcctcctcttcccgCCTCGCCAAGCCTTCCTCGGCTCACAAGCTCACCGCCGCCAAGGACCGTTTGGTaaattcctcctcctcctccgtctCCAATGTTACGCCCCAAGCCGGAACCTACACCAAGGAAGCTCTCCTTGAGCTTCAGAAGAACACCCGAACCCTAGCCAGCTCTAGACCCTCCGCCGCCGAGCCCACCATTGTCCTCAAGGGCTTGATTAAGCCCCCCGCCGCCGTGAACGGAGCTAGGGAGCTGGACTCCGACGACGACGAGGGAGGAGTGCAAGGGGGCAAGGCCGCCGCCTCTAAATTGGCTTCAATGGAGATCGATCAGGATAGGTTGGATTATCCTGACCAGGCCACCATTGAAGCCATTCGGAAGAAGCGGGAGCGGCTCCGCAAATCCAAGCCCGCCGCGCCGGACTTCATTGCATTGGACTCCGGCAGCAATCACGGCGCGGCGGAGGGGCTGAGTGATGAGGAGCCCGAGTTTCGGAACCGAATTGCCATGTTTGGGGACAAGATTGAGGGTGCTAGTAACAAAGGTGTGTTTGAGGATGTTGAAAATGATAGCCAAGTGGATGGTGGATTGAGGAATGAGAGTGTTGTTGTAGTCGAAGATgacgatgatgaagaagagaagaaatggGAGGAGGAGCAGTTTCGGAAAGGGTTGGGGAAGAGGGTGGATAATGATGGGTCTAGTTTAGGGGTTAGTGCTAGTGTTGCTAGAGTTCATAGTGCTGCGCCGCAGCCCAAGGCCAGTTACTCTGGAATCGCAGGGTATGGTTTGCAGCAACAGAGTCTGGCCGGTGTGCCGAGTATAGGAGGGGCAGCAGGAGCATCACACGGTTCGAGTGCTATGTCGATAAACGAGCAAGCTGAGATTGCTCAGAAAGCTTTGCTGGAAAATGTGAGGAAGCTTAAG GAAAGTCATGCAAGAACAAAGATATCACTAACTAAGGCTGATGAGAATTTATCTGCCTCGCTATTGAACATTACTGCTCTTGAAAAGTCTTTGTCTGCTGCTGATGAGAAGTACAAGTTCATGCAAGAGCTTCGGGACTTTATCTCTACCATATGTGGCTTTTTGCAG GATAAAGCTCCCTTGATAGAGGAGCTTGAAGAGGAAATGCAGAAGCAACGTGATGAGCGTGCATCAGCTATTTTTGAAAGAAGAATTGCTGATAATGATGATGAAATGATGGAAGTAGAAGCAGCTGTAAATGCAGCAATGTCTATTTTCAGTAAACAAGGTACCAGTGCTGAGTTAATAGCAGTTGCTAAAAGTGCAGCACAGGCTGCTTCTGCTGCTGTGAGAGAACAAATAAATTTACCAGTCAAGCTAGATGAATTTGGCAGAGATATGAACCTTAAGAAACGTCTGGATATGAAGGGCAGGGCTGAGGCTCGTCAACGCAGGAGAAAAATGTATGAAGCTAAGAGAGAGTCCTCCATGGATGTAGACTGTCCTGATCGAACGGTAGAAGGCGAATCGAGCACCGATGAGAGTGACAGTGAGAGTAAAGAGTACGAATCACACCGCCAGTTGGTTCTGGGGACTGCTGATCAAGTTTTCAGTGATGCAGCTGAGGAATATTCACAACTTTCAGCTGTCAAAGAAAGGTTTGAAGAATGGAAGAGAGAGTACCAATCAAGCTACCGTGATGCTTACATGTCATTGAGTGTTCCTGTTATATTCTCTCCATACGTGAGGCTGGAGCTCTTGAAATGGGACCCTCTCCGTGAGAACACAGATTTTGTACATATGAGCTG GCATGTACTATTAGAGAATTACGGTGTACCAGAGGATGGTTCAGATTTTGCATCTGATGATGCTGATGCTAACCTTATCCCTGCATTGGTGGAAAAGGTTGCATTACCCATTTTGCATCATCAAATTGTTCACTGCTGGGATATTCTCAGTACAAGAGAGACAAAGAATGCAGTTGCTGCCACAAGCTTGGTAACAGATTATGTCTCTTCCAGTGAGGCTCTTGAAGATTTGTTAGTTGCTATTCGCACCCGTCTGGCAGATGCTGTCTCGAAACTTATG GTCCCAACATGGAGCCCACTTGTATTGAAAGCAGTGCCAATTGCTGCAAGAATTGCAGCATATCGATTTGGCATGTCTGTTCGGTTGATGAAAAATATCTGCTTGTGGAAAGAAATCCTTGCTTTGCCAGTTCTAGAGAAGCTTGCTATCAATGAGCTTTTGTGTGGCAAAATTCTACCTCACATTCGAAGCATTGCTGCTGATGTTCATGATGCAGTTACAAGAACTGAAAGAGTTATTGCCTCTCTGTCAGGGGTGTGGTCGGGTTCAGATGTCACAGGAGATCGTAG CCGCAAGTTGCATACGCTTGTGGATTATGTCCTGACACTGAGAAAGACTATAGAGAAGAAGCATTCACTGGGTGTTACACAAAGTGAGACTGGTGGACTGGCTCGTAGATTGAAGAAGATGCTGGTTGAGCTCAACGAGTATGACAAGGCCAGGGATGTAGTTAGGACCTTCCAACTTAAAGAGGCATTGTGA